Part of the Halodesulfurarchaeum formicicum genome is shown below.
GGGCTCGGAACTCATCACCAGCACAACCGTGTTCACGATGGAATCGAGTATCGTCGTCCTCTTTTTCATCGGCGGCGCGCTGTTCGTCGGGAACTACTTCGGGGTCCCGGCCTCGACCTCGATGACGGCCGTCGGCGCGATCGCCGGGCTGGGCGTCGCCACCGGCGAACTGGACTGGGCGGTCATGGGCGAGATCGCCGTCTGGTGGATCGTCGCCCCGATCGTCGGCTTCTGGGTCTCCGGGATGATCGGCCGCTATCTCTATCCCCGGATCAATCGCTGGGTGGCGATCGACAACACGCCCGGCGCGCTCTGGGAACTGGATCGCTCCGGGGCCATCCCCCAGCCCACGACCGGGCCGAACACGACCCGCCGGGAGTTGACCGGCGCGATCGTGGTGATCGTGATTGGCAGCCTGATGGCCTTCTCCTCGGGCACCTCGAACATCGCGAACGCCATCGCACCCCTCGTGGGGGCCGGCGTGGACATGAACATGATGATCATTCTGGGCGGGGTCGCAGTCGCGGTCGGGGCCTTTACGATCGCCCGACGGACCCTCGACACGCTCGGGAACGACATCACCGACCTCCCGCTCACGGCGGCGATCATCGTGGCGATCGTCTCCTCGGCCATCGTGATCGGGCTCTCGGCGATCGGCATCCCGGCCTCTTTCGTGATCATCGCGACGATGTCCATCGTCGGTCTGGGCTGGGGGCGAGCGACCCGCCCCGCGACGATCCCGGAGGTCGTTCACGGCGAGGGGACCGAGGGGGTCTCCGTGGGCGCGCTTGCGGCCGAAGAGCCGGGCGAGGAACTCCCGCCGATCGGCGAGGAGGACCCCGCGGACATCCCGTCGGCTGCAGACCTGTTCGATCCCTCCACGACCGGCCGTGTGATCGTCATGCAAAACGTGGTTCCGCTGCTCTCCACCGTGGGCGCGTACGTGACTTTCACGCTTCTGTTCACGCTGGTCTGGTGATCAGAACACCAGCCCCAGCCCGGTGTTGACGCCGTACCCGACAGCGACGGAGGTGACGAGCGTAATCACCCAGAAGCTCAGCGTGACGAGGATCTTCCGTCGGGAGACCCCGGCCGAGCCGGCGGCCAGGCCACCGCCGATCACCCCCGAAATGATGATGTTGTTGAAGGAGATCGGGATACCCAGCGCGATCGCCGCCTGGGCAATCAGAAACCCGGGCACGAGGGCCGCGATCGACCGCCGCGCTCCGAGCTGGGCGTACTCCCGCGAGGTCGCCTGGAGGAGGCGCGGGGCCCCCATCCAGGCCCCGGCCAGGATGCCCGCCCCGCCGATCGCCAGCAGGACGATCCCGGGCAGGCCCAACTCGACGCCGTAGAGGTATTCCAGGGGCCCCGTCGCGAGTCCGACCTGACTCCCGCCACTGGAGAAGGCGACGACACTCCCGAGGCCCACCAGGAAGGTCTTGACGCCCCGATCAACTGACTGCTGGGTGCGCCGTCTGATAAAGACAAAGCCGCCGATCGCGAACAAAAGCGTCACCAGGACGATACCCACGTCGAGGGTACCCACGACTGGGGTGGCGATGGTCCCGGCGACGAACCGGGCGAGTGAGTTCTGGGCGACCCCTGGCGGGCCCGGGATCACACCGAGTTCGATGTTTGCGAGCACGGCCGCGACGATCGCGGCGAGCAATGGAATGCTGAGCGTATCCGAGATGTCATCACGGCGAAGCAGCGACGCCGTCCCGAAGGCCAGCCCT
Proteins encoded:
- a CDS encoding inorganic phosphate transporter, whose protein sequence is MIEILLLIGIGVSLFVGFNIGGATTGPAFGPAVGSDAISKTGAAALMSIFFFIGAWTIGRRVVDTLGSELITSTTVFTMESSIVVLFFIGGALFVGNYFGVPASTSMTAVGAIAGLGVATGELDWAVMGEIAVWWIVAPIVGFWVSGMIGRYLYPRINRWVAIDNTPGALWELDRSGAIPQPTTGPNTTRRELTGAIVVIVIGSLMAFSSGTSNIANAIAPLVGAGVDMNMMIILGGVAVAVGAFTIARRTLDTLGNDITDLPLTAAIIVAIVSSAIVIGLSAIGIPASFVIIATMSIVGLGWGRATRPATIPEVVHGEGTEGVSVGALAAEEPGEELPPIGEEDPADIPSAADLFDPSTTGRVIVMQNVVPLLSTVGAYVTFTLLFTLVW
- a CDS encoding inorganic phosphate transporter, encoding MTAWGLVLLATVIAIFTAWTLGANSNSPPFAPAIGARAISTMQAAFLIGLLAGAGALLQGGSISETIGTGLFQGVAFTPLAATAGLLTAGAFMAVGIFAGYPVPAAFATTGAMVGVGLSLGGTPNMETLRGIGLFWVLVPPVSGGLAFGTASLLRRDDISDTLSIPLLAAIVAAVLANIELGVIPGPPGVAQNSLARFVAGTIATPVVGTLDVGIVLVTLLFAIGGFVFIRRRTQQSVDRGVKTFLVGLGSVVAFSSGGSQVGLATGPLEYLYGVELGLPGIVLLAIGGAGILAGAWMGAPRLLQATSREYAQLGARRSIAALVPGFLIAQAAIALGIPISFNNIIISGVIGGGLAAGSAGVSRRKILVTLSFWVITLVTSVAVGYGVNTGLGLVF